A window of the Ardenticatenales bacterium genome harbors these coding sequences:
- a CDS encoding M3 family oligoendopeptidase, with amino-acid sequence MIPTALPTSVEGLDVTKWETFGPYFEELQNRPLSPETTRKWLEDWSQLSRVLWEGASLIYIAKSLDTTDKEKEAAFLTLIQNVIPKAEVAQQALKERLLALDVPDEDMQLVLRSMRNEADLFRDENVPLLTKLEELSNEYDKLTGGMKVDWDGEEKNLNQLRPFLQSPDRAVRERAWKANMGAWLAERGRLNEIYADMLALRRQVAENAGMSDFRAYAFRSHGRFDYTPEDCLIFHDAIAEVVVPAAQRLLARKRRQAGYDRLLPWDNVPEQGIIMDTADAPPLHPYETQEELVETAMTIFGQLDPALNLYFMTMADEELLDLQTRAGKALGGYCSSLPLRRRPFIFMNGVGMHDDVQTLLHEAGHAFHVFETADLPLVWQENPPMEFCEVASMSMELLAAPYLAEEKGGFYSATEAARARIEHLEKLLLFWPYMAVVDAFQHWVYTHADEAMDAGNCDRKWGELWDRFLPGVDWTGYEDVRVTGWHRKLHIFGIPFYYIEYGLAQVGALQVWRNSLTDPYEAIAAYRHALALGDTKTLPELFAAAGAEFRFDAAMLGDLVDLIETTIASLETELA; translated from the coding sequence GTGATTCCCACCGCACTACCCACGTCAGTTGAGGGGCTGGATGTTACCAAATGGGAGACATTTGGCCCGTATTTCGAGGAGCTGCAAAATCGGCCCCTCTCCCCGGAGACAACGCGCAAATGGCTGGAAGACTGGTCGCAGTTGAGCCGCGTGTTGTGGGAAGGGGCGTCGTTGATTTACATTGCGAAGTCGTTGGATACGACGGATAAGGAAAAGGAAGCCGCGTTTTTGACGCTGATTCAGAATGTGATACCGAAGGCGGAGGTGGCGCAGCAGGCGTTGAAGGAGCGTCTGCTGGCCCTGGATGTGCCTGATGAGGACATGCAGTTGGTGCTACGCAGTATGCGAAACGAAGCGGATCTGTTTCGTGATGAGAATGTGCCGCTGTTGACTAAACTGGAAGAGTTGAGTAATGAGTATGACAAGTTGACGGGGGGGATGAAGGTTGATTGGGATGGGGAGGAGAAGAATCTGAATCAATTGCGACCATTCTTGCAAAGTCCGGATCGGGCGGTGCGGGAGCGGGCGTGGAAGGCGAATATGGGGGCGTGGTTGGCCGAGCGCGGGCGGTTGAATGAGATTTACGCGGATATGTTGGCGCTGCGGCGGCAGGTGGCGGAAAATGCCGGCATGTCCGATTTCCGCGCTTATGCCTTCCGATCCCATGGTCGCTTTGACTACACTCCTGAAGACTGCCTCATCTTCCACGACGCCATTGCCGAAGTTGTCGTACCCGCCGCGCAGCGCCTGTTGGCGCGCAAACGTCGCCAGGCAGGCTACGACCGGCTGCTGCCGTGGGATAACGTGCCCGAACAAGGCATCATCATGGACACGGCGGACGCCCCGCCGCTGCACCCCTACGAAACGCAGGAAGAACTGGTAGAGACGGCCATGACCATCTTTGGACAGTTGGATCCCGCGCTCAACCTGTATTTCATGACCATGGCGGATGAGGAACTGCTGGATTTGCAGACGCGCGCGGGCAAAGCGTTGGGGGGGTATTGCAGTTCCCTGCCGCTGCGCCGGCGTCCGTTTATCTTCATGAACGGCGTGGGCATGCACGACGACGTGCAGACGCTGCTGCACGAGGCGGGACATGCGTTTCATGTCTTTGAAACGGCTGACTTGCCGTTGGTCTGGCAGGAGAATCCGCCGATGGAGTTTTGCGAGGTGGCTTCGATGTCCATGGAACTGCTGGCCGCGCCTTATCTGGCCGAGGAAAAGGGCGGGTTTTATTCGGCGACGGAAGCGGCGCGGGCGCGGATCGAGCACCTGGAGAAACTGCTGCTGTTTTGGCCGTATATGGCGGTGGTGGATGCGTTCCAACACTGGGTTTATACGCACGCGGATGAGGCGATGGATGCCGGCAATTGCGACCGCAAATGGGGCGAATTGTGGGACCGCTTCCTGCCCGGCGTTGATTGGACCGGTTACGAAGATGTGCGTGTTACCGGCTGGCATCGCAAGTTGCACATCTTTGGCATCCCCTTCTACTACATCGAATATGGCTTGGCGCAGGTAGGCGCGCTGCAAGTCTGGCGCAACAGCCTCACCGACCCATACGAAGCCATTGCCGCCTACCGGCACGCCCTCGCTTTGGGCGACACGAAAACGCTGCCGGAGCTTTTCGCCGCCGCCGGCGCGGAATTCCGCTTTGACGCCGCCATGCTGGGCGATCTGGTGGACCTGATTGAGACAACCATCGCTTCACTGGAAACAGAACTGGCCTGA
- a CDS encoding VCBS repeat-containing protein, whose product METSPLSHPVSRRGRRLAAVTALVLFLALFTTLVGLAESPFPHAPAGQDPNDYANYLFLQPDDPLPTDFNSWKLTSAQSQDPDVYQVPWELNGVMGASVDLAWQISTGRPDVVIAVLDSGIEWQFPQNDLVNKIHLNRAELPLPLGCTEYDCTNDGVFDIRDYLNDPRVSDANGNGQIDPEDLIFIWSDGTDADGNGYVDDIAGWDFFQGDNDPLDEVTYGHGTGEAEDSTAEANNGGGVGVCPSCMFIPLRIGDSFIVDVNHWAEAVVYAVDNNVSVVQEAAGSLNHTRFAQEAVDYAYKRGVPIIASAADEASEHHNYPSNLERTIVVNSVTKYTEEGALVMSPHSYLYLNGCTNYGAHIAVAVPSSSCSSEATGLGSGMAGLVVSAAKNAHDRGQLAPYPGGSGFILSANEIKQIMTMTADDINMTGHYTVTGILVPTQRYLSHGGWDMYFGYGRVNANSMLTTVANGQIPPEADITDPRWFQIIDPAQQTLDITGRVAAVRAGAYRYTVEVAPGVQPVGPRFQTIYASPLLFAPLEGTLATVDLAQLAARMPYGVDGPLANPATGRGAIDRFSFTVRVRVFDNLGRMGEDRKSLFLYHDADLAAGAPLFLDGSGEGSPVFADLNGDGQQELIMPTSNGLIHAFRPDGSELPGWPVHTDPQPLHLDAPAYNSGEITLPIYTPMLLGSPAIGVLAPGESLSVVVADLEGKVYAWSAAGEARAGFPVQTNRAFAAPSARNKDNRLDWAISGAPALGDLDQDGRLEIVAGAFDRHVYVWNDDGSLLPGWPVLVADPTKVQSVEPGTHKITYNPDANALSGTPFLVSPALGDVNGDGWLEVVIGRDEEYVEPPNNTIAPLLLTLLTQLLDQSLANGRIYALWHDGTLHDGNPNDDDGLDPDAFLPGWPVKVGFLAPELLPTVGEGPNGSVALADLDGDGAVEVAAFMAAGPAIIFDGSGQGYWGQDIFGNDKGVRGERDYFGANTNTQEMLAMPGLGSGIFADLGNGLRFAGPAIGLGRIFENAFAADQLTSDNLLGVWNLQTRSFVSGFPRHMNDMQFFTTPAAVDLNGDGTAELIAGSAGYDLHAFHEDGAELPGWPKLTGGWVTGTPAAGDWDGDGQVDLAIATREGWLFVWHGSGAACSAMEWPKYNHGLHNDSNYEMPAGICP is encoded by the coding sequence ATGGAAACCAGCCCTCTTTCGCATCCCGTCAGTCGCCGGGGACGACGCCTCGCCGCCGTCACGGCCCTCGTCCTTTTCCTCGCTCTGTTTACCACCCTGGTCGGACTCGCCGAATCCCCCTTTCCCCACGCCCCCGCCGGTCAAGACCCCAACGACTACGCCAACTACCTCTTCTTACAGCCCGACGACCCACTACCCACCGACTTCAACAGTTGGAAACTCACCAGCGCCCAAAGCCAGGACCCCGACGTTTACCAGGTTCCCTGGGAGCTAAATGGCGTGATGGGAGCCAGCGTTGATCTGGCCTGGCAAATATCCACGGGCCGGCCGGACGTGGTTATCGCCGTTCTGGACTCCGGCATTGAATGGCAGTTCCCGCAAAACGATCTCGTCAACAAAATCCACCTGAACCGCGCCGAACTGCCACTGCCCCTGGGCTGCACCGAATACGACTGCACCAACGATGGCGTCTTCGACATTCGAGACTATCTCAACGACCCCCGCGTCAGCGACGCCAACGGTAATGGACAAATCGATCCCGAAGACCTCATCTTCATCTGGTCCGATGGAACCGACGCGGACGGCAACGGTTACGTGGACGACATCGCCGGCTGGGACTTTTTCCAGGGAGACAATGATCCCCTGGATGAAGTGACTTATGGACACGGCACGGGCGAAGCAGAGGACTCCACCGCCGAAGCCAACAACGGCGGCGGCGTGGGCGTCTGTCCCAGTTGTATGTTCATTCCCCTACGCATTGGCGACAGTTTCATCGTGGACGTCAACCATTGGGCGGAAGCCGTCGTCTACGCCGTGGACAACAACGTGAGCGTGGTTCAGGAAGCGGCCGGTTCCCTCAACCACACCCGCTTTGCCCAGGAAGCCGTTGACTACGCCTACAAACGGGGCGTGCCCATCATCGCCTCCGCCGCCGACGAAGCCTCGGAACACCACAACTACCCCTCCAACCTGGAACGCACCATCGTCGTCAACTCCGTCACCAAATATACCGAAGAGGGCGCGCTCGTTATGTCGCCCCATTCCTACCTCTATCTCAACGGCTGCACAAACTATGGGGCGCACATCGCCGTGGCCGTGCCCTCCAGCAGTTGCTCCTCGGAAGCGACCGGTTTAGGGTCTGGCATGGCCGGGCTGGTCGTCTCCGCGGCGAAAAACGCGCACGATCGGGGGCAGCTCGCGCCTTATCCCGGCGGCTCCGGCTTCATCCTCTCCGCCAACGAGATCAAGCAGATCATGACGATGACGGCGGACGACATCAACATGACGGGCCACTACACCGTCACCGGCATTCTCGTACCCACGCAGCGGTATCTCTCGCATGGCGGCTGGGACATGTACTTTGGCTATGGGCGCGTCAATGCAAACAGCATGTTGACGACTGTCGCCAACGGCCAGATTCCGCCGGAAGCGGACATCACCGATCCCCGTTGGTTCCAGATCATCGATCCCGCTCAGCAAACGCTGGACATCACGGGGCGAGTGGCCGCCGTGCGGGCGGGCGCTTACCGCTACACGGTGGAGGTTGCACCGGGCGTGCAGCCCGTGGGACCACGCTTCCAGACCATTTATGCGTCACCCCTGCTGTTTGCGCCGCTGGAAGGGACGCTGGCGACGGTGGATCTGGCGCAATTGGCCGCACGTATGCCCTATGGTGTCGATGGTCCCCTGGCGAATCCGGCAACGGGGCGAGGAGCCATTGATCGCTTTAGCTTTACGGTGCGTGTGCGCGTTTTTGATAACCTGGGGCGCATGGGCGAGGATCGCAAGAGCCTTTTCTTGTACCATGACGCGGACCTGGCAGCAGGCGCGCCGCTGTTCCTGGATGGCAGTGGCGAAGGTTCTCCCGTTTTCGCTGATCTGAACGGGGACGGGCAGCAAGAATTGATCATGCCCACCAGCAACGGCTTGATCCACGCCTTCCGCCCGGATGGGTCGGAACTCCCTGGCTGGCCCGTTCACACGGACCCGCAGCCGCTGCATCTGGATGCGCCCGCGTACAACAGTGGCGAAATCACGCTGCCCATCTACACGCCCATGCTGCTGGGTTCCCCGGCCATTGGCGTGCTGGCTCCGGGCGAGTCGCTTTCCGTGGTGGTCGCGGACCTGGAGGGCAAGGTGTATGCCTGGAGCGCGGCAGGAGAAGCGCGAGCGGGCTTCCCCGTGCAGACAAACCGTGCTTTTGCGGCCCCGTCGGCGCGGAACAAAGATAACCGTCTGGATTGGGCGATCAGCGGCGCGCCCGCGCTGGGTGATCTGGATCAGGATGGACGGCTGGAAATCGTCGCCGGCGCGTTCGACCGGCATGTGTACGTGTGGAATGACGATGGCTCGCTGCTGCCCGGCTGGCCGGTTTTGGTGGCCGACCCCACCAAGGTGCAGTCCGTGGAGCCAGGGACGCACAAGATCACCTATAACCCGGATGCCAACGCCCTCTCCGGGACGCCCTTCCTGGTCAGTCCGGCTCTGGGAGATGTCAATGGAGATGGCTGGCTGGAGGTCGTCATTGGGCGCGATGAGGAGTACGTGGAGCCGCCGAACAACACGATTGCGCCGCTGCTGTTAACGCTGCTGACGCAGCTTTTGGACCAGTCGCTGGCGAACGGGCGCATTTATGCCCTGTGGCATGACGGCACGCTACATGATGGCAATCCGAACGATGACGATGGGCTGGACCCGGATGCGTTCCTGCCGGGCTGGCCGGTGAAAGTGGGCTTCTTGGCTCCTGAACTGTTGCCTACGGTCGGGGAAGGGCCAAACGGCTCGGTGGCGCTGGCCGACCTGGATGGGGACGGCGCGGTGGAGGTGGCCGCGTTTATGGCGGCCGGTCCGGCCATTATCTTTGATGGCAGCGGGCAAGGATATTGGGGGCAAGACATTTTTGGCAATGATAAAGGTGTGCGCGGCGAGCGAGACTATTTCGGCGCGAACACCAACACGCAGGAAATGCTGGCAATGCCCGGTCTGGGCAGCGGTATTTTCGCGGACCTGGGCAATGGGCTGCGGTTCGCGGGGCCGGCGATTGGTCTGGGCCGTATTTTCGAGAATGCGTTTGCCGCCGACCAGTTGACGAGTGACAATCTGCTGGGTGTGTGGAACTTGCAGACGCGGAGTTTCGTTTCCGGTTTCCCGCGCCACATGAATGATATGCAGTTCTTTACGACGCCGGCGGCGGTGGACTTGAATGGAGATGGAACGGCGGAGTTGATTGCGGGATCAGCGGGGTATGATCTGCACGCTTTCCACGAGGATGGCGCGGAGCTGCCCGGTTGGCCGAAGTTGACGGGTGGCTGGGTGACGGGGACGCCGGCGGCAGGGGATTGGGATGGGGATGGTCAGGTTGATCTGGCGATTGCCACACGCGAGGGGTGGCTGTTTGTGTGGCATGGTAGCGGCGCGGCTTGTTCGGCGATGGAATGGCCGAAGTATAACCATGGGCTGCACAATGATTCGAATTATGAAATGCCGGCAGGTATCTGTCCCTAA
- the murA gene encoding UDP-N-acetylglucosamine 1-carboxyvinyltransferase, translated as MSKFVIEGGQPLQGTITASGNKNAAIKLLPACLLTDEPVTLHNIPDIADVQVALDILADLGADVARLGANSWRIHAANVRKTEISRTLASQSRASFVFSGPMLARLGTVSLPLPGGDVIGGRPLDTHMQGLQALGVTLDLRSGGVFVLNADGLHGAGYLLQEQASVTATENTLMAAVLAKGMTVIDNAASEPHVQDLCRFLVGLGARIEGIGTNQLRVQGVERLHGGEYTIGPDFMEVGSFIGAAAVTGGEVRIRHAGPGNLRMVRLVFARLGVEWEEDEEDIVVRAGQRMTVESALGGRVPEIKPMPWPGFPPDLMSIAVVIATQSQGSVLLHDWMYESRFFFVDKLVFMGARIVLCDPHRVLVQGRSHLYANPAGVTSPDIRAGMAMVLAALCAEGTTVIHNIQQIDRGYERIEDKLLALGARICRHNGD; from the coding sequence ATGAGCAAGTTTGTTATTGAAGGCGGTCAGCCGCTACAGGGGACTATTACCGCCAGTGGCAACAAAAACGCGGCTATCAAGCTGCTGCCGGCATGTCTCCTCACAGACGAGCCGGTTACACTCCATAACATTCCCGACATCGCCGACGTACAAGTGGCGCTGGACATCCTCGCCGACCTCGGCGCGGACGTTGCCCGCCTGGGCGCGAATAGCTGGCGCATTCACGCGGCCAACGTGCGTAAAACGGAAATCTCGCGGACATTGGCCAGTCAATCGCGCGCTTCCTTCGTCTTTTCCGGGCCGATGCTGGCGCGGCTGGGCACGGTTTCGCTGCCGCTGCCCGGCGGGGACGTGATTGGCGGGCGACCACTGGACACGCATATGCAGGGCTTGCAGGCGTTGGGCGTCACCCTGGACCTGCGTTCGGGTGGCGTTTTTGTGCTGAATGCCGACGGGTTGCATGGCGCGGGCTACTTGTTGCAAGAGCAGGCCAGCGTAACGGCCACGGAGAACACGCTGATGGCGGCGGTGCTGGCAAAAGGGATGACGGTGATCGACAATGCGGCCTCGGAGCCGCATGTACAGGATTTGTGCCGCTTTCTCGTTGGCCTGGGGGCGCGGATCGAGGGGATCGGGACAAATCAACTGCGCGTGCAAGGCGTGGAGCGGTTGCACGGGGGGGAGTATACGATTGGACCGGACTTCATGGAGGTGGGAAGCTTCATCGGCGCGGCGGCGGTGACGGGGGGGGAGGTGCGCATCCGCCACGCCGGGCCAGGGAATCTGCGCATGGTGCGGCTCGTATTTGCGCGTCTGGGGGTGGAGTGGGAGGAGGATGAAGAGGACATTGTGGTGCGGGCGGGCCAGCGGATGACGGTGGAGTCGGCGCTGGGGGGGCGCGTGCCGGAGATTAAGCCGATGCCCTGGCCGGGCTTCCCGCCGGATCTGATGAGCATTGCCGTGGTGATTGCCACGCAGTCACAAGGATCGGTGCTGCTGCACGATTGGATGTATGAGAGCCGTTTTTTCTTTGTGGATAAACTGGTGTTCATGGGGGCGCGGATTGTGCTGTGTGATCCGCATCGGGTGTTGGTGCAGGGGCGCTCCCATTTGTATGCGAACCCGGCGGGCGTGACCAGCCCGGATATTCGCGCGGGGATGGCGATGGTGCTGGCGGCGCTGTGCGCGGAGGGGACGACGGTGATTCACAATATCCAGCAGATTGATCGCGGGTATGAGCGGATTGAGGATAAATTGCTGGCGTTGGGGGCGCGGATATGCCGGCACAACGGAGACTGA
- a CDS encoding alpha/beta hydrolase, whose protein sequence is MPTIKLDDQQLFYALHRPTERAVDAPNLVLIHGAGGTHLDWPAALRRLPGAVVYALDLPGHGRSTPPGCESVADYAAVVARFMARQPLSRVVLMGHSMGGAIAMTLALQNAPGVVGLVLAGTGARLRVAPAILDRIMTDYEGVADLLADAFWSADTPAAIREQSKERLLATDAAITLGDFRACDSFDVRGQLGQIRQPTLVIGGDTDPLTPLKYSQYLAQEIPQARLVTLAGTGHMLLLARPDEAATAVRAFLEELGND, encoded by the coding sequence ATGCCCACTATCAAGCTCGATGACCAACAACTGTTTTATGCCCTGCATCGACCAACCGAACGTGCGGTGGATGCGCCAAACCTTGTTCTCATTCACGGCGCGGGCGGCACGCACCTGGACTGGCCCGCGGCGCTGCGCCGCCTGCCCGGAGCCGTCGTCTACGCGCTGGACTTGCCCGGTCATGGTCGCTCCACGCCACCCGGCTGCGAGAGCGTCGCCGATTACGCCGCCGTAGTAGCCCGCTTTATGGCGCGGCAGCCGTTATCGCGGGTGGTCCTCATGGGGCACTCCATGGGCGGGGCCATCGCCATGACGCTGGCGCTGCAAAACGCGCCCGGGGTGGTGGGGTTGGTGCTGGCGGGCACGGGGGCGCGCCTGCGCGTGGCTCCCGCCATTCTGGACCGCATCATGACCGATTACGAGGGGGTGGCCGACCTGTTGGCGGATGCGTTCTGGTCGGCGGATACGCCCGCCGCCATCCGCGAGCAAAGCAAGGAGCGGCTGCTGGCCACGGACGCGGCTATCACGCTGGGGGATTTCCGCGCTTGCGATAGCTTCGACGTGCGCGGGCAGTTAGGGCAAATTCGCCAACCAACGCTGGTCATCGGCGGCGACACTGATCCGCTGACGCCGCTGAAATACAGCCAATACCTGGCGCAGGAAATCCCGCAAGCGCGCCTGGTGACGCTGGCGGGCACGGGACATATGCTGCTGTTGGCGCGCCCGGATGAGGCGGCGACGGCGGTGAGGGCGTTTCTGGAGGAACTGGGGAATGATTAG
- a CDS encoding YIP1 family protein translates to MDMETAVKSLNPWVSIWTKPRETIRWIVDTDPTRHVILLAALTGIAQSLNRAANRNMGDSLTVLALLGIAVFIGPIGGVISIHIMGALLRWSGSLLGGQATSEEVRAAIAWSSVPIIWALLLWIPEYALFRKELFTSATPRIDANPLLALLLLGFALIETIIAIWALVVLMQCVGEVHGFSAWKASGATLILALLVGGVVFACAFGLSLFS, encoded by the coding sequence ATGGATATGGAAACCGCGGTTAAATCATTAAATCCCTGGGTGAGCATCTGGACAAAGCCTCGTGAGACCATTCGATGGATTGTCGATACCGATCCAACGAGACACGTTATCTTGCTTGCCGCACTGACCGGTATTGCTCAATCCCTGAACAGGGCCGCAAATAGGAATATGGGAGATTCCTTAACGGTGCTGGCGCTCCTTGGTATTGCCGTTTTCATCGGGCCGATTGGTGGCGTCATTTCTATCCACATTATGGGCGCCCTCCTCCGCTGGAGCGGCAGTCTGTTGGGAGGGCAGGCTACATCAGAGGAAGTTAGGGCCGCGATAGCCTGGTCATCCGTGCCGATTATTTGGGCGCTTCTGCTGTGGATACCAGAATATGCCCTTTTTAGGAAAGAGTTATTCACATCGGCAACACCTCGAATTGATGCAAACCCGTTGCTCGCACTCCTTCTCCTCGGTTTTGCCCTCATAGAAACGATCATTGCTATTTGGGCATTGGTTGTGCTTATGCAGTGTGTCGGTGAAGTTCATGGTTTTTCCGCATGGAAAGCATCAGGGGCAACCCTAATTCTCGCTCTGCTTGTAGGAGGCGTCGTTTTTGCTTGTGCTTTTGGTCTATCGCTTTTCAGTTAA